A part of Salmo trutta chromosome 15, fSalTru1.1, whole genome shotgun sequence genomic DNA contains:
- the LOC115149272 gene encoding dentin sialophosphoprotein, translating to MKAAIVFVLLFAMVLGRPAIRSLSNSPESSEELVKPAPVLGIAPAELTEVAPVQNVDTTTTSDESSDEDETEGADPTSDPTSDSTASTDSADSADSADSNESKDSADSADSDDTDESSESEEADTTAAPLTAEPTVEPTMATTEAPIYDDGRGDSMGYPSDHKKSIIYVDTNNIEKGPSPYKSYGKMDEGMYAGKKVSVYDTGLGNEIEKTMTVFKALQVHDLTEEDTSTPDVESQVLDASSGKAEEPSLRQAHVGVASQDRTPSESPESQKAKSLESDATSERTSSASSDGTSESTSTSASNETDSSNSSEEATSRPGAADSDSAESNESHDSDSDSAEEAATVATITTDAPVVITAK from the exons ATGAAGGCTGCAATTGTTTTCGTCCTGCTCTTTGCAATGGTCCTCGGTCGCCCGGCGATACGCTCGCTCAGCAACAGTCCAGAGAGCTCAGAAGAACTG GTGAAACCAGCTCCAGTGCTTGGGATAGCCCCAGCAGAACTTACTGAGGTGGCCCCTGTACAA AATGTAGATACCACTACAACATCAGACGAGAGCTCCGACGAAGATGAAACAGAG GGAGCTGATCCTACTTCAGACCCAACATCGGACAGCACAGCATCAACAGACAGCGCAGACAGTGCAGACAGTGCAGACAGCAATGAAAGCAAGGACAGCGCAGACAGTGCAGACAGCGAT GACACAGACGAGTCCAGTGAGTCAGAGGAGGCAGACACCACCGCTGCCCCTCTGACAGCTGAGCCCACCGTAGAGCCCACAATGGCTACCACTGAGGCCCCCATTTACGACGACGGACGTGGAGACAGCATGGGTTACCCCAGCGACCACAAGAAGTCTATCATCTACGTAGATACTAACAACATCGAGAAGGGACCCTCCCCTTACAAATCCTATGGAAAGATGGATGAGGGCATGTATGCTGGCAAAAAGGTGTCCGTCTACGACACCGGGCTCGGAAACGAGATTGAGAAGACGATGACAGTGTTCAAG gcCCTGCAGGTGCATGATTTGACGGAGGAGGACACCAGCACCCCCGACGTGGAGAGCCAGGTTCTGGACGCCTCCAGCGGGAAAGCCGAGGAGCCCAGCCTGCGCCAGGCACATGTCGGCGTAGCCAGCCAGGACAGGACCCCCTCTGAGAGCCCCGAGAGCCAGAAGGCCAAGAGCCTGGAGAGTGATGCCACCAGTGAGCGCACCAGTAGCGCTAGCAGCGATGGTACTAGCGAGAGCACCAGCACCAGCGCCAGTAATGAGACtgacagcagcaacagtagtgAGGAGGCTACATCCAGGCCCGGGGCAGCAGACAGCGACTCAGCAGAGAGCAACGAGAGCCATGACAGTGACAGCGACTCGGCTGAGGAGGCGGCCACAGTGGCTACCATCACAACCGATGCTCCCGTTGTCATCACTGCCAAGTAA